In the genome of Armatimonadota bacterium, the window GGCGCGATGCGGTAGATCTCGCTCACGCGCTCGACCGGTATCTCCATCTCCTTCGCGATCTCGTCGAGCGTCGGGTCGCGCCCGAGCTCCTGAGTCAGGTGGCTCTGGGTCTTCATCAGGCGGTTGATCGTCTCGACCATGTGCACGGGTATGCGGATCGTGCGCCCCTGGTCGGCGATGGCGCGGGTGATGGCCTGGCGGATCCACCATGTGGCGTATGTGCTGAACTTGTAGCCCTTCAGGTAGTCGAACTTCTCGACCGCGCGGATGAGGCCGATGTTGCCCTCCTGGATGAGATCGGGGAACGACATCCCCCGGCCGCTGTACCGCTTGGCGATGCTCACTACCAGCCTGAGGTTCGACTGGATGAGCTTCTCCTTGGCCATCTGGGCCTCGACGGTCCTGCTGTCGTCCTCGGCGATGATCTTGGCGAGCCGGACCTCCTCCGCCATGTTCAGAAGAGGCGTCTTGCCGATCTCCCTCAGCCACATGCGCACGGAGTCGTCTATCGGCAGGCCCTCGATCGCGGCGATTTCCTTGTCGGGAGCGTCGGGCTCCTTGGCGGGCGCCTCATCATCTATGCCGACCGGCTCCTCGATCGCATCCTCGACATCCTTGCCCTTGTCAACCACCTGGATGCCCTCGTCGGCGAAGGTCTGAAGCAGGTCCTCGATCTGCTCGGCGTCAATATCCTCCTGGTGGCTGAGCGCGTCGCTTATCTCGTCATAGGTAAGCACACCCTTGCGCTTGCCCTCTTCGAGCAGCTTCCGCACTTCCACGTTGTCCTTGATCTCTTCAACTGTCACTGTCTTTATTCCCCTCACGGGCGCCCTCTTCCGAAAGCTTTCCGGACTCCTTCAGGTACGCCCTGAGCCGCTCCCTCGTCTGTTCGGGGCTGTCTCCCGCCTCGATGATCCCTTCCCGTATGAACGGCTGCATGACGTCCTGCGTGCGAAGCCTCTTCAGACGGGCCTTCTTTACGGACTCGGCGCATCCCCGCAGCCATTCCTCGGTCAGCGGCGGGCCTTCGTCGTCTACGGCCAGTTCCGAGATGATCTTCCCTGCGCCGCCGCCGACCGCCGCGAGCAGTTCGGGCACGCTGACGGTCCCTTGCTCCGCGATCATCCCCATCAGCGCCGATGCGGCCTCGCGCCCGGACTCGGTCGAGAAATCCTCCGGCGAGACCGACTCGGCGAGCACGGCGGTGTATTCGCTCCCGTGGATCAGCGCTCGGAGAATGCTTCTCTCCGCGCTGCCGATCCGCGCTTCCGGCTCGGACTCCGGCTGTTTCCTGTCCTCCTCGACGCGAGGGGCTCTGTGCGGGCCGGCGCCCCTGCGGCGGAGTATCTGCTCGATCTCGCGCCTGATGTCAACCTCGCCGATGCGCCCGCTCTCCCAACTGGGGTGGAAGCGGCCGACCGCCAGGCTCCGTATGTATTCTTCCCTCTGGAGGGTAGACGGAATCTCCGCCAGGATCCGCGCGATCTCCCTGAGCATCGAGGCCTTGCCCGCCGGCGTCGAGAGGTCGTGAGACTCCCTCAGCAGGCCCAACCTGTAGTCCACTATCGGCTGGGCGTCCGACAGCGCGGATGCGAACTCCGCCGTCGCCCCTCTTCGGAGCATGCTGTCCGGGTCTTCCCCCTTCGGCAGCCGGGCGATCCGCACGTCGAACTCCGCTTCGAGGAACATCGCCGCGCTCCGCAGGGCGGCCTTCATGCCGGCGCCGTCCGCATCGTAGGCCAGCACGATCCTCTTCGTGTAGCGGGACAGGATGTTCGTGTGCTCGGTCGTCAGGGCCGTGCCGAGCGTCGCAACGCAGTGGCCGAAGCCCGCCTGGTGCGCCGCGATGACGTCCATATACCCTTCGACGACTACCGCCGCGTCCTCCGCCGCGATCTTCTTCCGCGCGAGATTCAGGCCGTAGAGCGCCCGGGTCTTGCTGAAGAGCGGTGTCTCCGGCGAGTTCAGGTATTTCGGCTGATCGTCTCCGATCGCCCTCCCGCCGAACCCGATCACGCGCTCCTGGATGTCAAGGATCGGGAAGACCACCCGATGCCGAAACCGATCGTAATAGCCGCGATCGCCCTTGATGAGAAGCCCGGCCAGCGCGGCGTCGCCCTCGCTCACCTTCTTGCCGGCCAGATATGTCGCCAGCCCGTCCCATCCGGGCGCCGCGTACCCGAGCCTGAACTCCTCGATGGTTTCTTCTGCAAGCCCGCGCCCGACGAGGTACTCCAGGGCCGCCGGATTGCGTTTCAACAGGGCGGCGTAATAAGCCGCAGCGAGACCGTTGATCCTACTCAGGAGCTCTCTGCGGCTTGTCTGTCGGTCTTTGGAGCGCTGCAGCTCTACTCCGGTTTTCTTTGCCAGCCGTTCCAGCGCCTCCGCAAACGTAAGGTTCTCGATCTTCATCAGGAACGAGAACACGTCTCCGTGCTCGTCGCAGCCGAAACAGTGCCAGGACTGGAACTCCTCGCTGACGTTGAACGAGGGTGTTTTCTCCGCGTGGAACGGGCAGAGGCCCTTGAAGCTCTTGCCGGCGCGTTTCAGCGACACATACTCGGATATGACATCGAGGATGTTGATCCGCCCGCGGATCTCTTCAACTGCGTCGCGCGAGTCAACCACACGGAGCCACCGCTAGTCCATGAAGGCTATCGTTATGCTCACTACCTGGTTGCCGACCAGGGTGAACGCTACTCGATCGGAGTCGGCATACCTGGTGACGAGTTCGATCCCCGACCGTTCGTGCGACTCCGGGAAACCGTAGGCCATGATGACCTGCTTGTAGGTGCTGCCCAGAATGATGCCCTTGGCAGTTCGCAGGCCGGACCACTGCGCGCCCACAGCGGTGATCTGAAGCACGCGGCCCTCGGGGTCTATGATGAACTCCAGGGTCCTGTTCTGGGAGAACCGGTAGATCCAGGTAATCTCTCTCGCGTTCGCCTGCTGAGCCTGCGCCTGAGGAGCGCCCGGCATAGCGAGACCCGGAGGCATCTCGATACCCATACCGGGAGGCACCTCCATGCCCATGCCCGGCAGCCCACCCG includes:
- the rpoD gene encoding RNA polymerase sigma factor RpoD, which codes for MTVEEIKDNVEVRKLLEEGKRKGVLTYDEISDALSHQEDIDAEQIEDLLQTFADEGIQVVDKGKDVEDAIEEPVGIDDEAPAKEPDAPDKEIAAIEGLPIDDSVRMWLREIGKTPLLNMAEEVRLAKIIAEDDSRTVEAQMAKEKLIQSNLRLVVSIAKRYSGRGMSFPDLIQEGNIGLIRAVEKFDYLKGYKFSTYATWWIRQAITRAIADQGRTIRIPVHMVETINRLMKTQSHLTQELGRDPTLDEIAKEMEIPVERVSEIYRIAPEPLSLETPIGEEEDSHLADFIQDQETVSPDDAATHQLLRERIVEVLSELTPRERDVLRMRFGLDDGYPRTLEEVGRHFAVTRERIRQIEAKALKKLRHAKRRKKLEEYLT
- a CDS encoding DNA primase — translated: MVDSRDAVEEIRGRINILDVISEYVSLKRAGKSFKGLCPFHAEKTPSFNVSEEFQSWHCFGCDEHGDVFSFLMKIENLTFAEALERLAKKTGVELQRSKDRQTSRRELLSRINGLAAAYYAALLKRNPAALEYLVGRGLAEETIEEFRLGYAAPGWDGLATYLAGKKVSEGDAALAGLLIKGDRGYYDRFRHRVVFPILDIQERVIGFGGRAIGDDQPKYLNSPETPLFSKTRALYGLNLARKKIAAEDAAVVVEGYMDVIAAHQAGFGHCVATLGTALTTEHTNILSRYTKRIVLAYDADGAGMKAALRSAAMFLEAEFDVRIARLPKGEDPDSMLRRGATAEFASALSDAQPIVDYRLGLLRESHDLSTPAGKASMLREIARILAEIPSTLQREEYIRSLAVGRFHPSWESGRIGEVDIRREIEQILRRRGAGPHRAPRVEEDRKQPESEPEARIGSAERSILRALIHGSEYTAVLAESVSPEDFSTESGREAASALMGMIAEQGTVSVPELLAAVGGGAGKIISELAVDDEGPPLTEEWLRGCAESVKKARLKRLRTQDVMQPFIREGIIEAGDSPEQTRERLRAYLKESGKLSEEGAREGNKDSDS